A region from the Paenibacillus humicola genome encodes:
- a CDS encoding helix-turn-helix transcriptional regulator yields MDSTIGGPYAQQPPFGMAEGSTRQAVLMLLKTRGRMKAGELAKQLGITEMAVRRHLSSLERDGYIELAIVRQPMGRPTHMYTLTEQAERLFPKNYNALALDLLEELAGDPDTEALIDRLFEGRKRKLQSRYAARMEGKTLDEKVAELAAIQNDGGYMVQLDTDAEGFTIHEYNCPIAQVAGRYQQACTCELELFEQLLDTGVERTECLAKGGGRCTYRIAKS; encoded by the coding sequence ATGGACTCGACAATAGGCGGACCGTACGCGCAGCAGCCTCCTTTCGGGATGGCTGAAGGCTCTACGAGGCAGGCCGTGCTGATGCTCCTGAAAACGCGGGGACGCATGAAGGCCGGCGAGCTCGCCAAGCAGCTGGGGATTACCGAGATGGCGGTTCGCCGCCACTTAAGCTCGCTTGAACGGGACGGCTACATCGAGCTCGCCATCGTCCGGCAGCCGATGGGAAGGCCGACGCACATGTATACGCTGACGGAACAGGCCGAGCGGCTGTTCCCGAAAAATTATAACGCGCTGGCACTCGATCTTCTGGAGGAGCTGGCCGGCGATCCGGATACCGAAGCGCTGATCGACCGCCTGTTTGAGGGCCGGAAACGTAAGCTGCAGAGCCGCTATGCCGCCCGTATGGAAGGCAAGACGCTCGATGAGAAGGTGGCCGAGCTGGCCGCCATCCAAAACGACGGCGGATATATGGTTCAGCTCGATACGGATGCGGAAGGCTTTACGATCCATGAATACAACTGCCCGATCGCCCAGGTGGCCGGCCGCTATCAGCAGGCGTGCACCTGCGAGCTGGAGCTGTTCGAGCAGCTGCTCGATACGGGTGTCGAGCGGACGGAATGCCTGGCCAAAGGCGGGGGCCGCTGCACGTACCGCATCGCCAAATCATAA
- a CDS encoding cytochrome C oxidase subunit II, with the protein MHKWIMFIVFAAASVLAVVLLTTQMPAKPVDEASTLPPGEELLKVEANADFTYDQKEYHVKKGQKYKLELVNKSGLHGLAIPDFNIDLNEDKMSQEVTFDKAGTFQMHCSVMCGVGHPNMKSVLIVE; encoded by the coding sequence ATGCATAAGTGGATTATGTTCATCGTATTTGCGGCGGCATCGGTCTTGGCCGTCGTTTTGCTGACAACCCAAATGCCGGCGAAGCCAGTGGACGAAGCGTCGACGCTGCCGCCGGGCGAAGAGCTGCTGAAAGTGGAAGCGAACGCCGACTTTACTTACGATCAGAAGGAATACCACGTCAAGAAGGGCCAGAAATACAAGCTCGAGCTCGTGAACAAAAGCGGTCTCCACGGCCTTGCCATTCCCGATTTCAATATCGATCTTAACGAAGACAAGATGTCGCAGGAAGTGACATTCGACAAGGCCGGGACGTTCCAGATGCACTGCTCGGTCATGTGCGGCGTCGGCCATCCGAATATGAAGTCCGTTCTGATCGTGGAATAA
- a CDS encoding alpha-galactosidase has translation MAVLYDEHKQVFHLQTKNMSYAFCALRGFPAHLYWGRKIKEADPDRLLERQERASFSPNPVPEDRSISLDTLPQEYPGYGSSDFRNPAYAVQLANGTTVTELLLRGHRIVSGKSQLEGLPAVYAESGDGAETLIVELEDAASGLRVELSYTVFPAFDAIIRSARIVNGSDSVMSMQRALSASVDLPHDRFEMLQLSGAWGRERYIHRRALVPGTQSVESRRGASSHMQNPFFALLSEGSTEDTGEVYGFSLVYSGSFAGGVEVDQFHTARAYIGINPFDFSWRLEPGESFQTPEAVMVFSAEGLGGMSRAYHELYRTRLCRGAFRDAARPILVNNWEATYFNFNADKIEAIAKAGSELGIELLVLDDGWFGRRDSDNCSLGDWVVDKNKLPGGLKDLADRVRSQGLQFGLWFEPEMVSPDSDLYRAHPDWCLHVPGRRRSEGRRQLILDLSRPDVQDYITDAVGAILESAPITYVKWDMNRNMSEIGSALLPPERQRETAHRYMLGLYSVLERITSKFPHILFESCSGGGGRFDPGMLYYMPQTWTSDNSDAISRLKIQYGTSIVYPVSTMGAHVSAVPNHQVGRMTPLKTRGDVAMSGNFGYELDLTLFTEEEKDEVKRQVALVKEVRELVQYGLFYRLLSPFEGNETAWMFVAPDRSEALAVHVQTLNEPNQPLGRLRLKGLDPNGRYELLGTGRAVYGDELMNAGIPKQRPHSDFASAVYRFRRVE, from the coding sequence ATGGCGGTTTTGTATGACGAGCATAAACAGGTATTTCACCTGCAGACGAAAAACATGAGCTATGCGTTTTGTGCCCTGCGAGGGTTCCCGGCCCATCTGTACTGGGGGCGGAAAATAAAAGAAGCGGACCCGGACCGGCTGCTCGAGCGGCAGGAGCGCGCGTCCTTCAGCCCGAATCCGGTGCCCGAGGACCGCTCGATTTCGCTCGATACGCTGCCGCAGGAATATCCGGGCTACGGCTCGTCCGATTTCCGGAACCCGGCCTATGCGGTGCAGCTGGCGAACGGCACGACGGTGACGGAGCTGCTGCTGAGAGGCCACCGGATCGTATCCGGCAAGTCGCAGCTGGAAGGGCTGCCGGCCGTTTACGCGGAGAGCGGGGACGGGGCCGAGACGCTGATCGTCGAGCTGGAAGATGCGGCATCCGGCCTTCGGGTCGAGCTTTCCTACACGGTGTTCCCGGCGTTCGACGCCATTATACGCTCCGCGCGGATCGTTAACGGGAGCGATTCCGTCATGTCCATGCAGCGCGCGCTCAGCGCAAGCGTCGATCTGCCGCACGACCGCTTCGAAATGCTGCAGCTGTCCGGCGCCTGGGGGCGCGAGCGTTATATCCACCGCAGAGCGCTTGTGCCCGGCACGCAGTCGGTCGAGAGCCGACGGGGAGCGAGCAGCCATATGCAAAATCCGTTCTTCGCGCTGCTGTCCGAAGGGTCGACGGAGGATACCGGCGAAGTGTACGGCTTCAGCCTCGTATACAGCGGCAGCTTCGCCGGCGGCGTCGAGGTGGACCAGTTCCATACCGCGCGGGCGTACATCGGCATCAACCCGTTCGATTTCTCCTGGCGTCTGGAGCCGGGAGAATCGTTCCAGACGCCGGAAGCGGTGATGGTCTTCTCTGCGGAAGGACTGGGCGGCATGTCGCGCGCGTATCACGAGCTGTACCGGACGAGGCTGTGCCGCGGCGCTTTCCGCGATGCCGCCCGGCCGATTCTGGTCAACAACTGGGAAGCGACCTATTTCAATTTTAACGCCGATAAAATCGAAGCGATCGCCAAGGCGGGCAGCGAGCTCGGGATCGAATTGCTCGTGCTGGACGACGGCTGGTTCGGCCGCCGCGACAGCGACAACTGCTCGCTTGGCGACTGGGTCGTCGACAAAAACAAGCTGCCCGGCGGGCTCAAGGATTTGGCCGACCGCGTGCGCAGCCAAGGCCTGCAGTTCGGGCTGTGGTTCGAGCCGGAAATGGTTTCGCCCGACAGTGACCTGTACCGGGCGCATCCGGACTGGTGCCTGCATGTGCCGGGGCGCCGCCGGTCGGAAGGGCGCCGGCAGCTGATTCTCGACCTTTCCCGTCCGGACGTGCAGGATTACATCACGGACGCGGTCGGGGCCATTCTCGAGAGCGCGCCGATCACCTACGTCAAATGGGACATGAACCGCAACATGTCGGAGATCGGCTCGGCTCTGCTGCCGCCCGAGCGCCAGCGCGAGACGGCGCACCGCTATATGCTCGGCTTGTACAGCGTGCTGGAGCGGATCACGTCGAAATTCCCGCATATCCTCTTCGAAAGCTGCTCCGGCGGCGGCGGGCGTTTCGATCCGGGCATGCTGTATTACATGCCGCAAACGTGGACGAGCGATAATTCGGATGCCATATCCCGGCTTAAAATCCAGTACGGCACAAGCATCGTTTATCCGGTCAGCACGATGGGGGCGCACGTCTCCGCGGTTCCGAATCATCAGGTCGGCCGCATGACGCCGCTGAAGACGCGGGGCGACGTCGCGATGTCGGGCAATTTTGGCTACGAGCTCGATTTGACGCTGTTTACGGAGGAAGAGAAGGACGAAGTGAAGCGTCAGGTCGCCCTGGTGAAGGAAGTGCGCGAGCTGGTGCAGTACGGCCTTTTCTACCGTTTGCTCAGCCCGTTCGAAGGAAACGAGACCGCCTGGATGTTCGTCGCTCCGGACCGCAGCGAGGCGCTTGCGGTGCACGTTCAGACGCTGAACGAGCCGAACCAGCCGCTCGGCCGTCTTCGACTGAAAGGGCTCGACCCGAATGGCCGATATGAGCTGCTCGGTACGGGACGTGCCGTTTACGGCGACGAGCTGATGAACGCCGGCATCCCGAAGCAGCGGCCGCATTCCGATTTTGCAAGCGCCGTTTACCGGTTCCGCCGCGTGGAATAA
- a CDS encoding phage holin family protein produces the protein MLSQTAVSSLSAVVGAAVTFAFGGWSESLTVLLVAMAIDYITGVTAAISQKEGLSSIVGAMGLAKKGIMLLVILLAHRIDLLLGLQNDLAMGAAVYFYLANELISITENLGQIGVPLPDRLRGLIEQLKNKK, from the coding sequence ATGTTGTCGCAAACCGCCGTAAGCTCCCTGTCGGCCGTTGTTGGAGCGGCGGTGACCTTCGCGTTCGGAGGATGGTCCGAATCGCTGACCGTGCTTCTGGTGGCGATGGCGATCGATTATATTACGGGCGTCACGGCCGCGATAAGCCAAAAGGAAGGCTTAAGCAGTATCGTCGGCGCAATGGGTCTGGCCAAGAAAGGCATCATGCTTCTGGTCATTCTGCTCGCCCACCGGATCGATCTGCTGCTCGGCCTGCAGAACGACTTGGCGATGGGAGCCGCCGTTTATTTCTATCTGGCAAACGAGCTCATCTCGATTACCGAAAATCTCGGGCAAATCGGCGTGCCGCTGCCGGACAGGCTCCGCGGGCTGATCGAGCAGCTCAAAAACAAAAAATGA
- a CDS encoding DUF86 domain-containing protein — protein sequence MYYVNREQIDARLNAIPELAEALRGLAAEWNGSLLQGLAQERALHLAVETVTDVGSCIIDGFIMRDASSYEDIVDIIAGEGVFPQELREPLASLVRLRRPLVQDYYKWPRSVLHALTGSVPDVLLRFKAAVEAYLARELGPN from the coding sequence ATGTATTATGTGAATCGCGAACAGATCGACGCCAGATTAAACGCCATCCCCGAGCTGGCCGAAGCTTTGCGCGGCTTGGCCGCCGAATGGAACGGAAGCCTGCTGCAGGGGCTTGCCCAGGAGCGCGCGCTTCACCTGGCGGTCGAAACCGTTACGGATGTCGGCAGCTGCATCATTGACGGCTTTATTATGCGCGATGCGAGCAGCTACGAGGATATCGTGGATATTATCGCGGGCGAAGGCGTCTTCCCGCAGGAGCTGCGGGAGCCGCTGGCCTCGCTCGTCCGTCTGCGCCGGCCGCTCGTTCAGGACTATTACAAGTGGCCGCGCAGCGTGCTGCATGCGCTGACCGGCTCTGTCCCTGACGTACTGCTCCGGTTTAAAGCGGCCGTCGAAGCGTACCTTGCACGAGAGCTGGGCCCGAACTGA
- a CDS encoding Ger(x)C family spore germination protein, whose product MHTDADRLAASRSLFIRLPLILAISALALTGCGDRAELPERAFVMGAALDESKNGKVLVTLQVYKPSQTIQAKGKSVNPYINIKAMDDTVAEAIHDITTHLGRKAQFSHMRVLLISERLVRKIKLASLLDFFYRDREPRMTSITIVTRGAASPYFDTKPFIESTSSQQYFLSERFASRFAGKSFESSLLKLAISLRSQTRSAGLPYMSLSPEEAGREPKVSGVAVIQDGLMKDRLTGTENEGLLMLMNKYKGGVIEVPCAEIKAGRPPQAHEAVEVLNLKADRSVGITAEGVNVAYKVRATVSAVELPCSNIDDIAGEREFEARVSDEINREMKLALRHLQRDKTDLLDIGNDVYRARPGLWKKWKSDWPERFASIKVRFDTDTLLLTQGRISGKPILEEKRNERR is encoded by the coding sequence ATGCATACAGACGCCGACCGGCTTGCAGCGTCCCGGTCATTGTTCATTCGTCTGCCTCTGATTCTTGCGATATCCGCACTTGCGCTGACCGGCTGCGGCGACCGTGCCGAGCTGCCCGAGCGGGCGTTTGTCATGGGTGCCGCGCTCGATGAATCGAAGAACGGAAAAGTACTCGTTACCCTGCAGGTGTACAAACCGTCGCAAACGATTCAGGCCAAAGGAAAATCCGTCAACCCGTACATCAATATCAAGGCGATGGACGATACGGTCGCCGAGGCGATTCATGACATTACGACTCATCTCGGACGGAAAGCGCAGTTCAGCCATATGAGGGTCCTGCTCATCAGCGAGCGGCTCGTCCGCAAAATAAAGCTCGCCTCGCTGCTCGATTTTTTTTACCGCGACCGCGAGCCCCGGATGACGAGCATTACCATCGTCACGCGCGGCGCCGCTTCCCCCTATTTCGATACCAAGCCGTTTATCGAGAGCACGTCGAGCCAGCAGTATTTTCTAAGCGAACGGTTCGCGAGCCGCTTCGCCGGCAAATCGTTCGAATCGTCCCTGCTCAAGCTGGCCATATCGCTGCGAAGCCAGACCCGTTCCGCAGGACTGCCGTATATGAGCCTGAGCCCGGAAGAAGCCGGGCGCGAACCGAAGGTTTCGGGCGTTGCGGTCATCCAGGACGGGCTGATGAAGGACCGGCTGACCGGCACGGAGAACGAAGGGCTGCTGATGCTGATGAACAAGTACAAAGGCGGCGTCATCGAAGTCCCGTGCGCGGAAATAAAGGCGGGCCGGCCGCCGCAGGCGCATGAAGCGGTCGAAGTGCTCAATCTGAAGGCGGACAGGAGCGTCGGCATAACCGCGGAAGGCGTGAACGTTGCCTATAAGGTTCGCGCCACGGTGTCCGCCGTCGAGCTCCCCTGTTCGAACATTGACGACATCGCCGGGGAAAGGGAATTCGAGGCCAGAGTTTCGGACGAGATCAACCGTGAAATGAAGCTTGCGCTCCGGCATTTGCAGCGGGACAAGACCGACCTCCTCGATATCGGCAACGATGTTTACAGGGCGCGCCCGGGGCTATGGAAGAAATGGAAATCGGACTGGCCGGAACGTTTTGCTTCCATTAAAGTCCGCTTCGACACGGATACGCTGCTTCTCACGCAAGGCAGAATTTCGGGCAAACCGATACTGGAAGAGAAACGTAACGAGCGGCGGTGA
- a CDS encoding spore germination protein has product MPTALSGRIEHNIALIQKVFDGCDDLTVIPWQYGPEMASVAVSVYFDTLVLDKSRNHFKQLMQDLVAHEIGPGTEVTAGMIRDHLTRHAATRDSAFLIEQAEDLVRNLMEGCLVVLVDGWNRAVGFHAGRIETRQVSEPLTEPVVQGPRESTVENLRKNIGMIRKRLQHPNFKLAYRKTGGYSKTMMAYGYLDGVVDPNVLAEFKKRLSLLPEGDILETSYIEDCLEDSGMSPFPQFRYTERTDVAAAALLNGKIIVLVEGTGSILICPGLFFELLQSSEDYYQRTLFANAIRWMRIAAFLIALMLPSLYIAVSTFHPELIPTVLLLAIIDTREGIPFPAFAEAVLMTFTFELLREAGIRLPRPVGSAVSIVGALVVGEAAINAGIASPIMVVVTALTGIASFSLPQYNFAIALRLVQLPLMILAALLGGFGLMIGYLLLWIHLVNLKSLGVPYMMPLAPWVPGQIRDTFYRKPLKSLAEKRKMPSGPKPQPK; this is encoded by the coding sequence ATGCCGACCGCCCTTTCCGGCCGGATCGAACACAATATCGCGCTCATTCAAAAGGTGTTCGACGGCTGCGACGACCTGACCGTAATTCCGTGGCAGTACGGTCCCGAAATGGCCAGCGTCGCGGTATCGGTCTATTTCGATACGCTTGTGCTCGACAAAAGCCGGAACCACTTCAAGCAGCTGATGCAGGATCTGGTCGCGCATGAAATCGGGCCGGGAACCGAAGTGACGGCCGGCATGATCCGCGATCATTTGACCCGCCACGCCGCCACGCGGGATTCCGCCTTCTTGATCGAGCAGGCCGAGGATCTCGTCCGGAACCTGATGGAGGGCTGCCTCGTCGTCCTCGTCGACGGCTGGAACCGCGCCGTCGGCTTCCACGCCGGCCGGATCGAAACGCGGCAGGTGAGCGAGCCGCTGACCGAACCGGTCGTGCAGGGTCCTCGCGAATCGACGGTCGAAAATCTGCGCAAAAATATCGGCATGATCCGGAAACGGCTGCAGCATCCGAATTTCAAGCTGGCCTATCGAAAAACCGGCGGCTACTCGAAAACGATGATGGCCTACGGTTATTTGGACGGCGTCGTCGATCCAAACGTGCTGGCGGAATTCAAGAAGCGTCTCTCGCTGCTGCCCGAAGGCGATATTCTCGAGACGTCATATATCGAGGATTGCCTGGAGGACAGCGGGATGTCGCCTTTCCCGCAGTTTCGTTACACCGAACGGACCGATGTGGCCGCAGCCGCTTTGCTGAACGGGAAAATCATCGTGCTCGTCGAAGGAACGGGCAGCATCCTGATTTGTCCCGGGCTGTTCTTCGAGCTGCTGCAGTCGAGCGAGGACTACTATCAGCGGACGCTGTTTGCCAATGCAATCCGCTGGATGCGCATCGCCGCATTCCTGATCGCGCTGATGCTGCCGAGCCTCTACATCGCCGTCTCGACGTTCCATCCCGAGCTGATTCCGACGGTGCTGCTTCTCGCCATCATCGATACGAGGGAAGGGATTCCGTTCCCCGCTTTCGCCGAGGCCGTTCTGATGACCTTCACGTTCGAGCTGCTGCGGGAAGCCGGTATCCGGCTGCCGCGGCCCGTCGGCTCCGCCGTCAGCATCGTCGGCGCGCTCGTGGTCGGGGAAGCGGCGATCAACGCGGGCATCGCATCCCCGATTATGGTCGTGGTTACCGCCCTGACCGGCATCGCTTCCTTCTCGCTGCCGCAGTATAATTTTGCGATCGCCCTGCGGCTCGTTCAGCTTCCTTTGATGATTCTCGCGGCGCTGCTCGGCGGCTTCGGCCTGATGATCGGCTACCTGCTGCTGTGGATCCATCTGGTCAACCTCAAATCGCTTGGCGTTCCTTATATGATGCCGCTGGCACCGTGGGTACCCGGACAAATCCGCGATACGTTTTACCGAAAGCCGCTGAAGTCGCTGGCGGAGAAGCGAAAAATGCCATCCGGGCCGAAACCGCAGCCGAAATAA
- a CDS encoding GerAB/ArcD/ProY family transporter yields the protein MNRDKTLISANQAAILLFVFLTCSSITNIPSPLIGLAGNAAWISLLVSASLGLLLLVPVAWLARAYPGQSLIECSRAVIGTPVTLLLGCMFLSFLFDMGPSIVLDIAMFLKSSMLRETPAYWFIFPTFLVVGLSVRTGIDKLAGLFPVLMGNVMFFVFLIAALSANNFDPRQLLPIMPEGVRPMLHGTYFSFGFPFGEAVIFTMILQHAKKGGKLGPKLALGLAASLLSLAAATVVTIMVFGPIAGERKYSLFELARTVSIIDVFQRIEALIGYSLIVASFMKATLVLFAAHETLIHMIGLKKDKMLVMPMALLMSCIAMSGIDMGDASWIFQVNEVHPIWNAAFFILPVLIVFFAALLRGKKPAPAAAQKTGPGGRLP from the coding sequence GTGAACCGCGACAAAACGTTGATTTCGGCCAATCAGGCGGCGATCCTGCTGTTTGTTTTTCTCACTTGCTCATCCATTACGAATATTCCCAGCCCGCTCATCGGACTTGCGGGAAATGCGGCCTGGATCAGCCTGCTGGTCTCCGCCTCGCTCGGATTGCTGCTGCTCGTTCCGGTGGCCTGGCTGGCGCGCGCGTATCCCGGCCAAAGCCTCATCGAATGCAGCCGGGCCGTCATTGGAACGCCGGTCACGCTGCTGCTCGGCTGCATGTTTCTGTCTTTTCTGTTCGATATGGGACCGTCGATCGTGCTTGACATCGCGATGTTTCTGAAAAGCTCCATGCTGCGGGAAACGCCGGCTTACTGGTTTATTTTCCCGACCTTCCTGGTTGTCGGGCTGTCGGTGCGGACCGGCATCGACAAGCTCGCGGGACTTTTTCCCGTCCTGATGGGCAACGTCATGTTTTTCGTGTTTCTGATCGCGGCGCTTTCGGCCAACAATTTCGATCCCCGTCAGCTGCTCCCGATCATGCCGGAGGGAGTGAGGCCGATGCTTCACGGCACCTACTTTTCGTTCGGCTTTCCGTTCGGCGAGGCGGTCATCTTCACAATGATTCTCCAGCATGCGAAAAAAGGCGGAAAGCTCGGGCCGAAGCTGGCGCTGGGACTGGCCGCCTCGCTGCTGTCGCTGGCGGCGGCGACTGTCGTCACGATCATGGTGTTCGGTCCGATCGCCGGCGAACGCAAATATTCCCTGTTCGAGCTGGCCAGAACCGTCAGCATTATCGATGTCTTTCAGCGCATCGAGGCGCTGATCGGCTATTCGCTTATCGTGGCGTCCTTCATGAAAGCAACGCTGGTTTTATTCGCCGCGCATGAAACGCTGATCCATATGATCGGGCTGAAGAAGGACAAAATGCTCGTGATGCCGATGGCGCTGCTCATGAGCTGCATCGCGATGTCCGGAATCGACATGGGCGATGCGAGCTGGATTTTCCAGGTTAACGAGGTGCATCCGATTTGGAACGCGGCGTTCTTTATCCTGCCGGTCCTGATCGTCTTCTTCGCCGCGCTGCTGCGCGGCAAAAAGCCGGCCCCCGCGGCGGCTCAAAAGACGGGCCCGGGAGGCCGGCTGCCATAA
- a CDS encoding SDR family NAD(P)-dependent oxidoreductase has translation MGRLAGKIALVTGGSRGIGEAIVIRLAEEGADVAVNYTSDSSRPKAEAVAAEVRRLGGRSIVVQADVGSREQVMRMFETVEKELGQVEILVNNAGIAPFEPFMKVTDETWDRTYNTNVKSIFMCSQRAAASMIEKRYGKIVNVLSTASLVVTSPVIPHYQSSKAAANMLTKGMAIELGKFNINVNAVGPSTVDTDMCTDYLADDEIRRKEIEANPMKRLGTARQIGDAVVFLASDEAMQVNGHLLMVDGGLTVKAAQPDDHMER, from the coding sequence ATGGGAAGATTAGCGGGTAAAATCGCGCTTGTGACGGGCGGCAGCCGCGGCATCGGCGAAGCGATCGTCATTCGGCTTGCCGAGGAGGGCGCCGATGTGGCGGTCAATTACACGTCCGACTCCAGCCGGCCGAAGGCGGAGGCCGTCGCCGCCGAGGTGCGGCGCCTCGGCGGCCGTTCGATCGTCGTTCAAGCCGACGTCGGGAGCCGCGAGCAGGTCATGCGCATGTTCGAGACGGTCGAGAAAGAGCTCGGCCAGGTTGAAATTCTCGTCAACAATGCGGGGATCGCGCCGTTCGAGCCGTTCATGAAGGTGACGGACGAAACGTGGGACCGGACCTACAACACGAACGTCAAATCGATTTTCATGTGCTCGCAGCGCGCGGCGGCCTCGATGATCGAGAAGCGTTACGGCAAAATCGTCAACGTGCTTTCGACGGCCAGCCTCGTCGTCACGAGCCCGGTCATTCCGCATTACCAGTCGTCCAAGGCGGCGGCCAACATGCTGACGAAAGGCATGGCGATCGAGCTCGGCAAATTCAACATCAACGTCAACGCCGTCGGGCCGAGCACCGTCGATACCGACATGTGCACCGACTATTTGGCGGACGACGAAATCCGGCGCAAGGAAATCGAGGCCAACCCGATGAAACGGCTCGGCACGGCCAGACAAATCGGCGATGCGGTCGTTTTCCTCGCCTCCGACGAAGCGATGCAGGTGAACGGCCATCTGCTGATGGTCGACGGCGGTCTGACGGTGAAAGCCGCGCAGCCGGACGATCATATGGAACGGTAG
- a CDS encoding YtxH domain-containing protein, producing MMGNRKGFWYGALAGSIIGSVAALMLAPKSGRELRKDIADGSRQVGDRTVKIAGQVGDTTTRIAKQVGSGVTTIAAKTKDTAESMVGSVRSWRVGRVDGASAFQAEAGTEEELAGERAEEPKAAKSEELQTVR from the coding sequence ATGATGGGCAATCGAAAAGGGTTTTGGTACGGCGCGCTGGCAGGCAGCATTATCGGGTCGGTGGCGGCACTGATGCTGGCGCCGAAATCGGGACGCGAGCTTCGCAAAGATATTGCGGACGGCAGCCGCCAGGTCGGGGATCGTACGGTGAAAATCGCCGGCCAGGTCGGAGACACGACGACTCGGATTGCGAAGCAGGTCGGCAGCGGCGTCACGACCATTGCCGCCAAAACGAAGGACACCGCCGAAAGTATGGTCGGCAGCGTTCGCAGCTGGCGTGTCGGCCGGGTCGACGGGGCGTCGGCCTTCCAAGCCGAAGCCGGCACGGAAGAAGAGCTGGCCGGCGAACGGGCGGAAGAGCCGAAAGCCGCAAAGAGCGAAGAGCTGCAAACGGTCCGCTGA
- a CDS encoding Dabb family protein, with translation MITHIVLFKLKDRSPESVAQTVQVLRNMEGKIEVLRSIEVGTDVLHSERSYDIALVTRFDSMEALGEYQVHPEHKKVIAHMSEVRESSVSVDYES, from the coding sequence GTGATTACCCATATCGTGCTGTTCAAATTGAAGGACCGCTCGCCGGAGAGCGTGGCCCAAACGGTTCAGGTGCTGAGAAATATGGAAGGCAAAATCGAGGTGCTTCGTTCAATCGAGGTCGGCACCGACGTACTGCACTCGGAACGCTCGTACGACATCGCCTTGGTCACCCGCTTCGACTCGATGGAAGCGCTCGGCGAATATCAAGTGCATCCCGAGCATAAAAAAGTGATCGCCCATATGAGCGAGGTTCGCGAATCGTCGGTCAGCGTCGACTACGAATCCTGA
- a CDS encoding LacI family DNA-binding transcriptional regulator, which yields MVTIYDIAKKAGCSAMTVSRVINNTGRISDKTRQRVLAIMKEMNYVPNSIARSLVVQETRLLSLLITDITNPFYTSLARGAEDAARRLGYRLLLANSDENVEKEKEYIDAVLSARVDGVLFAPAGDDSLAGLDKLRRQNIKVVLLDREVPGMSCDIVLGDSKEGARQLTGHLIGLGHRRIALLNGSRAVSTARLRQSGYEEALALAGIPLDPELVAEADYKHADHDEWADRLMQAGGRPTALFAANNFLALGAIRALQARGLRVPADVSVVCFDELEAGFVVDPFMTVVAQPAYDFGYMGVQLLVDRIRNQAPAEPRRVILPPVLRVRKSSAPPPESRQPE from the coding sequence ATGGTTACCATTTACGATATCGCCAAAAAAGCGGGCTGCTCCGCGATGACCGTTTCGAGGGTGATCAATAACACCGGCCGGATCAGCGATAAGACAAGGCAGCGGGTGCTCGCCATCATGAAGGAAATGAATTACGTGCCCAATTCGATCGCCCGCAGTCTTGTCGTGCAGGAAACTCGGCTGCTGTCGCTGCTGATCACCGACATTACGAATCCGTTCTACACGTCGCTCGCCCGCGGCGCCGAGGACGCCGCCCGCCGGCTCGGCTACCGGCTGCTGCTCGCCAACAGCGACGAGAACGTGGAGAAGGAGAAGGAATATATCGACGCCGTTCTGTCCGCCCGGGTCGACGGCGTCCTGTTCGCGCCGGCCGGCGACGATTCCCTGGCCGGGCTGGACAAGCTGCGGAGGCAGAACATCAAGGTCGTTCTGCTGGACCGGGAGGTGCCCGGCATGTCGTGCGACATCGTGCTGGGGGACAGCAAGGAGGGCGCCCGGCAGCTGACCGGGCACCTGATCGGGCTCGGCCACCGCCGGATCGCGCTGCTGAACGGCTCGCGCGCCGTATCGACCGCACGGCTGCGGCAGAGCGGCTACGAGGAGGCGCTGGCACTGGCCGGGATTCCGCTTGATCCGGAGCTTGTCGCCGAGGCCGATTACAAGCATGCCGATCACGACGAATGGGCCGATCGGCTGATGCAGGCTGGCGGACGGCCGACGGCGCTATTCGCCGCGAACAATTTCCTTGCGCTCGGCGCGATCCGGGCGCTGCAGGCAAGGGGCCTTCGGGTGCCGGCGGACGTCTCGGTCGTCTGCTTCGACGAGCTGGAGGCCGGTTTCGTCGTCGATCCGTTCATGACGGTGGTCGCTCAGCCAGCCTACGATTTCGGCTATATGGGCGTACAGCTGCTGGTCGATCGGATCCGGAACCAGGCCCCGGCAGAGCCCAGGCGCGTGATTTTGCCGCCGGTGCTTCGCGTCCGAAAATCAAGCGCCCCGCCGCCGGAGAGCCGGCAGCCGGAGTAA